In a genomic window of Cerasicoccus sp. TK19100:
- a CDS encoding phosphotransacetylase family protein: MPPRKKTKSTITSKPFAGDEDTATLLTAPRNSTTKRIFVAATRQNDGKTTTSLGLYGAMRNRTPDVGFIKPVGQRFVEKDGHKVDEDSVLLDSIYDVKIPIDAMSPVAVDGTFTRRFLDNPEENLGILQDRICRAFDRAAYEKEVCIIEGSGHAGVGAVFDLSNAQVAKLLGAKAVIVAQGGIGRPVDEIAINKALFDKHGVEVIGAILNKVLPDKMDTVRTYAGEGLRRLGVPLLGVLPLAKQLAAPNLSQIVEEISGRWINGREQAANERILRVVIGAMTAKGVIDYLQPGVLIITPGDRDDIIFSAIASAGISGKKVVSGIILTRNILPHPKLMEMLAQTNIPCVICSEESYSVASRINSMTVKTQPQDTDKIPIIRNLILDHVDIDAIWNAF; the protein is encoded by the coding sequence ATGCCGCCGAGAAAAAAGACCAAGAGCACCATCACTTCCAAGCCGTTCGCGGGTGACGAAGATACCGCCACGCTGCTGACTGCACCGCGCAATAGCACCACGAAGCGTATCTTCGTGGCCGCCACGCGCCAAAACGATGGTAAAACCACCACCAGCCTCGGCCTCTACGGAGCCATGCGTAATCGCACGCCGGACGTCGGTTTCATCAAGCCTGTCGGCCAACGCTTCGTCGAAAAAGACGGCCATAAGGTCGACGAGGACTCCGTGCTGCTCGACTCGATATACGACGTCAAGATCCCGATCGACGCGATGAGCCCGGTCGCCGTCGATGGCACCTTTACCCGACGCTTCCTCGACAACCCCGAGGAGAACCTCGGCATCTTGCAGGACCGCATTTGCCGCGCGTTTGACCGCGCCGCTTACGAGAAGGAGGTCTGCATTATCGAAGGTAGCGGCCATGCGGGCGTCGGTGCCGTGTTCGACCTTTCCAACGCCCAGGTTGCCAAGCTCCTCGGTGCCAAGGCCGTCATCGTTGCCCAGGGCGGCATCGGCCGACCGGTAGACGAAATTGCGATCAACAAGGCCCTTTTCGACAAGCACGGTGTGGAAGTCATCGGGGCGATTCTGAACAAGGTGCTACCGGACAAAATGGACACCGTGCGCACCTACGCGGGTGAGGGCCTGCGCCGCCTCGGCGTGCCGCTACTCGGCGTGCTTCCGCTGGCCAAGCAACTGGCCGCACCGAACCTTTCACAGATCGTCGAGGAAATCAGTGGCCGCTGGATCAATGGCCGCGAGCAAGCCGCCAACGAGCGCATCCTGCGCGTCGTTATCGGTGCGATGACCGCAAAGGGCGTCATCGACTACCTCCAGCCCGGCGTTTTGATCATCACCCCCGGCGACCGCGACGACATCATTTTCTCCGCCATCGCCAGCGCTGGCATCTCCGGCAAAAAGGTAGTGAGTGGTATTATTTTGACGCGCAACATCCTCCCCCACCCCAAGCTCATGGAGATGCTCGCGCAGACCAACATCCCGTGCGTCATTTGCAGCGAGGAAAGTTACTCGGTCGCCAGCCGCATCAACTCGATGACGGTCAAAACACAGCCGCAGGACACCGACAAAATCCCGATCATTCGCAACCTGATCCTGGATCACGTCGACATCGACGCGATCTGGAACGCGTTTTAA
- the rnhC gene encoding ribonuclease HIII produces MPKRKKQPEPEEEGPKKKTLYTIKITDEQMMLVKEWCEKRLWEFYAVDYAYFGYKGDQVNIVGYESGKLVVQGKKTEDWVTFVLEGEITHDPKMGYDEVNNPEWFTDHAGLDESGKGDLFGPLVSCCVIATGDMVTEWREKGIQDSKKITSDKAILKLDKIITETKGVVVKRMCLRMAKYNELYTKFGSNLNRLLAWQHAKCLEAALDEKKVKWGLLDQFSKQPLVQRALTKDHYAATEFDLQMRTKAESDPVVAAASICARAEFVRRMAALSKEADIPLAKGASKKVKDQAKEIVKKFGDARLGDFAKLHFRTAFEARGLPVPEKKVWKG; encoded by the coding sequence ATGCCCAAGCGCAAGAAACAGCCAGAGCCCGAAGAAGAGGGACCCAAGAAAAAGACGCTCTACACGATTAAAATCACCGACGAGCAGATGATGCTCGTTAAGGAGTGGTGCGAGAAGCGGCTGTGGGAATTTTACGCGGTCGATTACGCCTACTTCGGCTACAAGGGGGACCAGGTGAACATCGTCGGCTACGAGTCGGGCAAGCTCGTGGTGCAGGGCAAAAAGACCGAAGACTGGGTGACCTTCGTGCTCGAAGGTGAAATTACCCATGACCCCAAAATGGGCTACGACGAGGTCAACAACCCCGAGTGGTTCACTGATCACGCCGGGCTCGACGAGTCGGGCAAGGGTGACCTGTTTGGGCCACTGGTGTCGTGCTGCGTGATCGCCACGGGCGACATGGTCACCGAGTGGCGTGAAAAGGGCATCCAGGACTCGAAGAAAATCACCAGCGACAAGGCCATCCTCAAGCTGGATAAAATCATTACCGAGACCAAGGGCGTCGTCGTGAAGCGCATGTGCCTGCGTATGGCGAAATACAACGAGCTCTACACCAAATTTGGCAGTAACCTTAACCGCCTGCTGGCCTGGCAACACGCCAAGTGCCTCGAAGCCGCGCTCGACGAAAAGAAGGTCAAATGGGGCCTGCTGGACCAGTTTTCCAAGCAGCCGCTTGTGCAGCGCGCTTTGACCAAGGACCACTACGCGGCGACTGAGTTCGACCTGCAAATGCGCACCAAGGCGGAGTCCGATCCCGTGGTTGCGGCGGCGTCGATTTGCGCGCGCGCGGAGTTTGTCCGCCGCATGGCCGCGCTGTCCAAGGAGGCGGATATTCCGCTGGCCAAAGGTGCCAGCAAGAAAGTGAAGGATCAGGCCAAGGAGATCGTTAAAAAATTTGGCGACGCCCGCCTCGGCGATTTTGCCAAACTCCACTTCCGCACCGCCTTCGAGGCCCGCGGCCTTCCCGTGCCCGAGAAGAAGGTGTGGAAGGGGTAG
- the murJ gene encoding murein biosynthesis integral membrane protein MurJ, translating to MITVSASVLGSRVLGLLRDSLTAAFLGVSLASNAFIFAFLVPNLFRRMFGEGALTSAFVPVLSDHANHGDERAFRFVNQVLLRLAILTVGIMAVLCVLFFGGAILIKNVWLGPDGWTKPIAEQWQLGAVLSVVMMPYMPMICVTAILGAVLNVRSRFAVPALSNMLLNVGMIAALLIGGLMMHLPAIELVWVLTIGVLAGGVMQLATAIWALWREGWRPRIERGPVEGMDELKRLFIPGLWGAAILQINILVSRLLAFGLNETATTTLNYANRLIELPLGIFAVAISTVIFPQMSAMVSAKDREGLVESYGHGLRMTLALTMPAAVGLIVLNEPVLRMLFQWGRFSEGDVAMTGPLLMILAATTPFFAVSSFITRGFHAFKDTKTPVACALVAFVVNAGLGAVLMFPLEAKGLALANLLSSLALTFFLARGIVKKKPELSGIRLMRAVGKITVSAIGMAAATYGMLLAVGALMGETKQAAFVACGVIIPAGAAVYFAILFALKFEDSAEILKLIRRVLKRG from the coding sequence ATGATTACCGTCTCCGCCAGCGTGCTGGGCTCTCGCGTGCTCGGGCTGCTGCGGGATTCGCTGACGGCGGCATTCCTGGGGGTTTCGTTGGCCAGCAATGCCTTTATTTTCGCCTTTCTGGTGCCGAATCTCTTTCGACGGATGTTTGGCGAAGGCGCGCTGACCTCGGCCTTCGTGCCCGTGCTGTCTGACCACGCCAACCACGGTGACGAGCGCGCTTTTCGCTTTGTAAACCAGGTGCTGCTTCGGCTGGCGATCCTGACGGTGGGCATCATGGCGGTTCTCTGTGTGTTGTTTTTTGGTGGGGCGATTTTAATCAAAAACGTCTGGCTGGGGCCGGACGGGTGGACCAAGCCCATTGCTGAACAGTGGCAGCTGGGCGCAGTTTTGAGCGTCGTGATGATGCCCTACATGCCGATGATCTGCGTGACGGCGATTCTTGGCGCGGTGCTCAATGTGCGCAGCCGCTTTGCCGTGCCAGCGCTCTCGAATATGCTGCTCAATGTCGGCATGATTGCGGCGCTGCTCATCGGCGGCCTGATGATGCATTTGCCGGCGATTGAGCTCGTCTGGGTGTTGACGATTGGCGTGCTCGCGGGCGGCGTGATGCAACTGGCCACGGCGATCTGGGCGCTCTGGCGCGAGGGCTGGCGGCCCAGAATCGAGCGCGGGCCGGTGGAGGGCATGGACGAGCTGAAGCGCCTCTTCATTCCCGGACTCTGGGGCGCAGCGATCTTGCAGATTAACATACTCGTCTCGCGGTTGCTGGCCTTCGGGCTCAACGAAACGGCGACGACGACGCTTAACTACGCCAACCGTCTGATCGAGCTGCCGCTGGGTATCTTTGCGGTGGCGATCTCCACGGTGATTTTCCCGCAGATGAGCGCCATGGTTTCCGCCAAAGACCGCGAGGGCCTCGTGGAAAGCTACGGGCACGGCCTGAGGATGACGCTGGCGCTAACGATGCCGGCCGCCGTGGGCCTGATCGTGCTCAATGAGCCCGTCCTGCGGATGCTGTTTCAATGGGGGCGCTTCAGCGAGGGTGATGTCGCCATGACTGGTCCGCTGTTAATGATTCTGGCCGCGACGACGCCGTTTTTCGCCGTGAGCAGTTTTATCACGCGCGGCTTCCATGCGTTTAAGGACACGAAAACGCCGGTTGCCTGTGCACTGGTGGCGTTTGTGGTTAACGCGGGCCTCGGCGCGGTGTTGATGTTCCCACTGGAGGCCAAGGGGCTTGCCTTGGCGAATCTGCTTTCATCGCTCGCACTAACGTTTTTCCTCGCCCGTGGCATCGTGAAGAAAAAGCCGGAGCTGTCCGGCATTCGCCTGATGCGCGCGGTGGGCAAGATCACGGTATCTGCCATCGGGATGGCGGCGGCCACCTATGGTATGCTGTTGGCGGTTGGCGCGCTGATGGGCGAGACGAAACAAGCGGCCTTCGTGGCCTGCGGCGTGATCATCCCGGCAGGCGCGGCGGTGTATTTCGCGATTTTATTTGCGCTGAAGTTTGAAGACAGCGCGGAGATCCTGAAGCTGATCCGTCGCGTGCTGAAGCGGGGTTAG
- a CDS encoding phosphate acyltransferase gives MSLINRLSIRLQNHPKRLVYAEGADPRIIQAARLYVNRGLGAPILLGERAVIKQRAEQLDIKLDGIRIIDPSDSDEMPEFVNKFQGLRRFRGFNEQESRDYLLNTSYFATMMLATGSADALVSGATAVASSALRPLFRIIPMQKGVETASSILILEKEDDRLGIEGALFLSDCGVIPDPDQNQLADMAITTALLAKHLTNEPPRVAMLSYASKKEGAKNPSLLKMKSATALARDKARTLGIDVDIDGELQVDAALVPGVAEQKGISSSVAGKSNVLIFPDLNAGNIAAKLAQIVADCRAYGQIITGLSKPAAEISRGASAHDIFGASVIVAAQAVDPKYLFPMD, from the coding sequence ATGTCACTGATTAACCGCTTATCAATCCGCCTGCAAAACCACCCCAAGCGCCTCGTCTATGCTGAAGGCGCTGACCCCCGCATTATTCAGGCGGCCCGACTCTATGTGAACCGCGGCCTCGGCGCTCCCATCCTCTTAGGTGAGCGCGCGGTCATCAAACAACGCGCTGAGCAGCTCGACATCAAGCTGGACGGCATCCGCATCATCGACCCGTCCGACAGCGACGAGATGCCGGAGTTTGTCAACAAGTTCCAGGGCCTGCGCCGCTTCCGCGGTTTCAACGAGCAAGAGTCGCGCGACTATCTGCTCAACACCTCGTATTTCGCGACCATGATGCTCGCCACCGGCTCGGCGGACGCGCTTGTCTCCGGAGCCACCGCCGTCGCCTCCAGCGCCCTGCGCCCTCTCTTCCGCATCATTCCGATGCAAAAAGGCGTGGAAACGGCCTCCTCCATTTTGATTTTGGAAAAGGAAGACGACCGCCTCGGCATTGAGGGCGCGCTCTTCCTCTCGGACTGCGGCGTTATCCCCGATCCGGACCAAAACCAGCTGGCGGACATGGCCATCACCACCGCGCTGCTGGCCAAGCACCTGACCAACGAGCCGCCCCGCGTGGCTATGCTCAGCTATGCTTCGAAAAAGGAAGGCGCCAAGAACCCGTCTTTGCTCAAAATGAAGTCCGCCACCGCCTTGGCCCGCGACAAGGCCCGCACACTGGGCATCGATGTGGACATCGACGGCGAACTGCAGGTCGACGCAGCGCTCGTGCCCGGTGTCGCCGAGCAAAAGGGCATCTCCAGCAGCGTAGCTGGCAAATCCAACGTGCTCATTTTCCCGGACCTGAACGCGGGTAACATCGCCGCCAAGCTCGCGCAAATCGTCGCCGATTGTCGTGCCTACGGCCAGATCATCACCGGTCTGTCCAAGCCCGCCGCCGAGATTTCCCGCGGTGCGAGCGCGCATGACATCTTTGGTGCCTCGGTGATTGTTGCCGCTCAAGCCGTCGACCCGAAGTATCTCTTCCCGATGGATTGA